A single Gopherus flavomarginatus isolate rGopFla2 chromosome 17, rGopFla2.mat.asm, whole genome shotgun sequence DNA region contains:
- the LOC127035978 gene encoding zinc finger protein 436-like isoform X2 — MQENDQTPLSQGFVISWMEQEEDLQVLDPQDLEKTEIPRFTVDGVLGDNVVETPDPEETDLHGTLLGGASGALLQSTKCDCKAGWEWQGPASQPIPSEGATGDHHDAAAQLRASTGDKPYKCSECGKGFSQSSDLIRHLRTHTGERPYKCPECGRGFSDSSTLLKHHRVHTGERPYKCTECGKGFILSSYLIQHQRVHSREKAHKCASCGRCFSQSSELAQHQRAHLGERPYKCSECGKGFSQSSDLIRHQRTHTGERPYKCPDCSKGFSDSSTLIKHQRTHTGERPYKCMACGRGFSESSTLIKHQRTHTGERPYLCTECGKSFSLSSTLFKHQRTHTGERPYLCTECGKSFSLSSNLLQHQRTHAGERPFACPLCGKRFTQSSNLLQHQRTHTGERPYQCTQCGRHFSLSSNLIQHQRTHLGERPYACAQCGKRFGLSSNLLQHQRTHTGERPFACAQCGKRFGDSSTLSRHRRTHVGQCPFASAQCTEGFGDSAMLLQHPHTHQHEQPYQCTQCSKAFSQSSSLAQHQHTHKDWPLCAIAPCP; from the coding sequence TAGATGGGGTTTTGGGTGACAATGTTGTGGAGACGCCTGATCCTGAGGAAACTGATCTGCATGGGACACTGCTAGGGGGAGCCAGCGGGGCCCTTCTCCAGAGTACCAAGTGTGACTGCAAGGCGGGCTGGGAATGGCAAGGCCCTGCAAGCCAGCCCATCCCCAGTGAAGGAGCTACAGGGGATCATCACGATGCTGCTGCCCAGCTAAGAGCCTCCACAGGGGATAAGCCCtataaatgcagtgagtgtgggaagggCTTCAGCCAGAGCTCTGACCTCATCCGGCACCTGCGCACCCACACCGGCGAGCGCCCCTACAAGTGCCCTGAGTGCGGCAGGGGTTTCAGTGACAGCTCCACCCTGCTCAAGCACCATCGTGTGCACACAGGCGAGCGCCCCTACAAGTGCACGGAGTGTGGCAAGGGCTTCATCCTCAGCTCCTACCTCATCCAGCACCAGCGGGTGCACAGCAGGGAGAAAGCCCACAAGTGTGCTAGCTGTGGGCGATGCTTCAGCCAGAGCTCGGAGCTGGCGCAGCACCAGCGCGCCCACCTGGGCGAGCGCCCCTACAAGTGCAGCGAGTGTGGAAAGGGCTTCAGCCAGAGCTCCGACCTCATCCGGCACCAGCGCACCCACACCGGCGAGCGCCCCTACAAGTGCCCGGACTGTAGCAAGGGTTTTAGTGACAGCTCCACGCTCATCAAGCACCAGCGCACACACACCGGTGAGCGCCCCTACAAGTGCATGGCCTGCGGCCGGGGCTTCAGCGAGAGCTCCACCCTCATCAAGCACCAGCGCACGCACACAGGCGAGCGGCCCTACCTGTGCACCGAGTGCGGCAAGAGCTTCAGCCTCAGCTCCACGCTCTTCAAGCACCAGCGCACACACACGGGCGAGCGGCCCTACTTGTGCACGGAGTGTGGCAAGAGCTTCAGCCTCAGCTCTAACCTCCTGCAGCACCAGCGCACGCATGCGGGTGAGCGCCCCTTTGCCTGCCCCTTGTGCGGCAAGCGCTTCACGCAGAGCTCCAacctgctgcagcaccagcgcaCCCACACCGGGGAGCGCCCCTACCAGTGCACCCAGTGCGGCCGCCACTTCAGCCTCAGCTCCAACCTCATCCAGCACCAGCGCACCCACTTGGGCGAGCGCCCCTACGCCTGTGCCCAGTGCGGCAAGCGCTTCGGCCTCAGCTCCAAtctgctgcagcaccagcgcaCCCACACCGGGGAGCGCCCCTTTGCCTGCGCCCAGTGCGGCAAGCGCTTTGGCGACAGCTCCACCCTGAGCAGGCACCGCCGCACCCACGTGGGGCAGTGCCCCTTTGCCAGTGCACAGTGCACTGAGGGTTTTGGGGACAGTGCCATGCTCCTGCAGCACCCGCATACCCACCAGCATGAGCAGCCCTACCAGTGCACCCAATGCAGCAAAGCCTTCAGCCAGAGTTCCAGCCTGGCCCAGCACCAGCACACCCACAAAGACTGGCCCCTCTGTGCCATCGCGCCCTGCCCCTAA
- the LOC127035978 gene encoding zinc finger protein 629-like isoform X3 has protein sequence MLLFPPPSPITLAHALSHGQILFVPAVDGVLGDNVVETPDPEETDLHGTLLGGASGALLQSTKCDCKAGWEWQGPASQPIPSEGATGDHHDAAAQLRASTGDKPYKCSECGKGFSQSSDLIRHLRTHTGERPYKCPECGRGFSDSSTLLKHHRVHTGERPYKCTECGKGFILSSYLIQHQRVHSREKAHKCASCGRCFSQSSELAQHQRAHLGERPYKCSECGKGFSQSSDLIRHQRTHTGERPYKCPDCSKGFSDSSTLIKHQRTHTGERPYKCMACGRGFSESSTLIKHQRTHTGERPYLCTECGKSFSLSSTLFKHQRTHTGERPYLCTECGKSFSLSSNLLQHQRTHAGERPFACPLCGKRFTQSSNLLQHQRTHTGERPYQCTQCGRHFSLSSNLIQHQRTHLGERPYACAQCGKRFGLSSNLLQHQRTHTGERPFACAQCGKRFGDSSTLSRHRRTHVGQCPFASAQCTEGFGDSAMLLQHPHTHQHEQPYQCTQCSKAFSQSSSLAQHQHTHKDWPLCAIAPCP, from the coding sequence ATGCTGCTctttccccccccatcccccattaCCTTGGCGCATGCGCTGAGTCATGGCCAGATTCTCTTTGTTCCAGCAGTAGATGGGGTTTTGGGTGACAATGTTGTGGAGACGCCTGATCCTGAGGAAACTGATCTGCATGGGACACTGCTAGGGGGAGCCAGCGGGGCCCTTCTCCAGAGTACCAAGTGTGACTGCAAGGCGGGCTGGGAATGGCAAGGCCCTGCAAGCCAGCCCATCCCCAGTGAAGGAGCTACAGGGGATCATCACGATGCTGCTGCCCAGCTAAGAGCCTCCACAGGGGATAAGCCCtataaatgcagtgagtgtgggaagggCTTCAGCCAGAGCTCTGACCTCATCCGGCACCTGCGCACCCACACCGGCGAGCGCCCCTACAAGTGCCCTGAGTGCGGCAGGGGTTTCAGTGACAGCTCCACCCTGCTCAAGCACCATCGTGTGCACACAGGCGAGCGCCCCTACAAGTGCACGGAGTGTGGCAAGGGCTTCATCCTCAGCTCCTACCTCATCCAGCACCAGCGGGTGCACAGCAGGGAGAAAGCCCACAAGTGTGCTAGCTGTGGGCGATGCTTCAGCCAGAGCTCGGAGCTGGCGCAGCACCAGCGCGCCCACCTGGGCGAGCGCCCCTACAAGTGCAGCGAGTGTGGAAAGGGCTTCAGCCAGAGCTCCGACCTCATCCGGCACCAGCGCACCCACACCGGCGAGCGCCCCTACAAGTGCCCGGACTGTAGCAAGGGTTTTAGTGACAGCTCCACGCTCATCAAGCACCAGCGCACACACACCGGTGAGCGCCCCTACAAGTGCATGGCCTGCGGCCGGGGCTTCAGCGAGAGCTCCACCCTCATCAAGCACCAGCGCACGCACACAGGCGAGCGGCCCTACCTGTGCACCGAGTGCGGCAAGAGCTTCAGCCTCAGCTCCACGCTCTTCAAGCACCAGCGCACACACACGGGCGAGCGGCCCTACTTGTGCACGGAGTGTGGCAAGAGCTTCAGCCTCAGCTCTAACCTCCTGCAGCACCAGCGCACGCATGCGGGTGAGCGCCCCTTTGCCTGCCCCTTGTGCGGCAAGCGCTTCACGCAGAGCTCCAacctgctgcagcaccagcgcaCCCACACCGGGGAGCGCCCCTACCAGTGCACCCAGTGCGGCCGCCACTTCAGCCTCAGCTCCAACCTCATCCAGCACCAGCGCACCCACTTGGGCGAGCGCCCCTACGCCTGTGCCCAGTGCGGCAAGCGCTTCGGCCTCAGCTCCAAtctgctgcagcaccagcgcaCCCACACCGGGGAGCGCCCCTTTGCCTGCGCCCAGTGCGGCAAGCGCTTTGGCGACAGCTCCACCCTGAGCAGGCACCGCCGCACCCACGTGGGGCAGTGCCCCTTTGCCAGTGCACAGTGCACTGAGGGTTTTGGGGACAGTGCCATGCTCCTGCAGCACCCGCATACCCACCAGCATGAGCAGCCCTACCAGTGCACCCAATGCAGCAAAGCCTTCAGCCAGAGTTCCAGCCTGGCCCAGCACCAGCACACCCACAAAGACTGGCCCCTCTGTGCCATCGCGCCCTGCCCCTAA
- the LOC127035978 gene encoding zinc finger protein 436-like isoform X1 has protein sequence MQENDQTPLSQGFVISWMEQEEDLQVLDPQDLEKTEIPRFTAVDGVLGDNVVETPDPEETDLHGTLLGGASGALLQSTKCDCKAGWEWQGPASQPIPSEGATGDHHDAAAQLRASTGDKPYKCSECGKGFSQSSDLIRHLRTHTGERPYKCPECGRGFSDSSTLLKHHRVHTGERPYKCTECGKGFILSSYLIQHQRVHSREKAHKCASCGRCFSQSSELAQHQRAHLGERPYKCSECGKGFSQSSDLIRHQRTHTGERPYKCPDCSKGFSDSSTLIKHQRTHTGERPYKCMACGRGFSESSTLIKHQRTHTGERPYLCTECGKSFSLSSTLFKHQRTHTGERPYLCTECGKSFSLSSNLLQHQRTHAGERPFACPLCGKRFTQSSNLLQHQRTHTGERPYQCTQCGRHFSLSSNLIQHQRTHLGERPYACAQCGKRFGLSSNLLQHQRTHTGERPFACAQCGKRFGDSSTLSRHRRTHVGQCPFASAQCTEGFGDSAMLLQHPHTHQHEQPYQCTQCSKAFSQSSSLAQHQHTHKDWPLCAIAPCP, from the coding sequence CAGTAGATGGGGTTTTGGGTGACAATGTTGTGGAGACGCCTGATCCTGAGGAAACTGATCTGCATGGGACACTGCTAGGGGGAGCCAGCGGGGCCCTTCTCCAGAGTACCAAGTGTGACTGCAAGGCGGGCTGGGAATGGCAAGGCCCTGCAAGCCAGCCCATCCCCAGTGAAGGAGCTACAGGGGATCATCACGATGCTGCTGCCCAGCTAAGAGCCTCCACAGGGGATAAGCCCtataaatgcagtgagtgtgggaagggCTTCAGCCAGAGCTCTGACCTCATCCGGCACCTGCGCACCCACACCGGCGAGCGCCCCTACAAGTGCCCTGAGTGCGGCAGGGGTTTCAGTGACAGCTCCACCCTGCTCAAGCACCATCGTGTGCACACAGGCGAGCGCCCCTACAAGTGCACGGAGTGTGGCAAGGGCTTCATCCTCAGCTCCTACCTCATCCAGCACCAGCGGGTGCACAGCAGGGAGAAAGCCCACAAGTGTGCTAGCTGTGGGCGATGCTTCAGCCAGAGCTCGGAGCTGGCGCAGCACCAGCGCGCCCACCTGGGCGAGCGCCCCTACAAGTGCAGCGAGTGTGGAAAGGGCTTCAGCCAGAGCTCCGACCTCATCCGGCACCAGCGCACCCACACCGGCGAGCGCCCCTACAAGTGCCCGGACTGTAGCAAGGGTTTTAGTGACAGCTCCACGCTCATCAAGCACCAGCGCACACACACCGGTGAGCGCCCCTACAAGTGCATGGCCTGCGGCCGGGGCTTCAGCGAGAGCTCCACCCTCATCAAGCACCAGCGCACGCACACAGGCGAGCGGCCCTACCTGTGCACCGAGTGCGGCAAGAGCTTCAGCCTCAGCTCCACGCTCTTCAAGCACCAGCGCACACACACGGGCGAGCGGCCCTACTTGTGCACGGAGTGTGGCAAGAGCTTCAGCCTCAGCTCTAACCTCCTGCAGCACCAGCGCACGCATGCGGGTGAGCGCCCCTTTGCCTGCCCCTTGTGCGGCAAGCGCTTCACGCAGAGCTCCAacctgctgcagcaccagcgcaCCCACACCGGGGAGCGCCCCTACCAGTGCACCCAGTGCGGCCGCCACTTCAGCCTCAGCTCCAACCTCATCCAGCACCAGCGCACCCACTTGGGCGAGCGCCCCTACGCCTGTGCCCAGTGCGGCAAGCGCTTCGGCCTCAGCTCCAAtctgctgcagcaccagcgcaCCCACACCGGGGAGCGCCCCTTTGCCTGCGCCCAGTGCGGCAAGCGCTTTGGCGACAGCTCCACCCTGAGCAGGCACCGCCGCACCCACGTGGGGCAGTGCCCCTTTGCCAGTGCACAGTGCACTGAGGGTTTTGGGGACAGTGCCATGCTCCTGCAGCACCCGCATACCCACCAGCATGAGCAGCCCTACCAGTGCACCCAATGCAGCAAAGCCTTCAGCCAGAGTTCCAGCCTGGCCCAGCACCAGCACACCCACAAAGACTGGCCCCTCTGTGCCATCGCGCCCTGCCCCTAA